A genomic segment from Spinacia oleracea cultivar Varoflay chromosome 3, BTI_SOV_V1, whole genome shotgun sequence encodes:
- the LOC110789088 gene encoding protein DETOXIFICATION 35 isoform X1 has translation MEAPLLKARKGGSIERLVAENGDYAEVKTVSEAVSVFKEESGMLWKIAGPLVFNILCQYGTGSLTNIFVGHLGELELSAVSISLSVINTFAFGFLLGMGSALETLCGQAFGAGQIHMLGIYLQRSWIILLLASLGLMPIYIFSAPLLKLLGQDHDVADLAAQFTILTIPSVFALAIIFPTQKFLQAQSKVDVMAWIGFIVLVEHTVLLWLFISVFGWGIQGAAAANNIARWVTAISQVVYVFGWCKDAWRGLSWAAFKDIWAFVRLSIASAVMLCLEIWYMMSIMLLAGHLPNAVITIGSLSICMNVNGLQAMVFIGINAAVSVRVSNELGFQHPRATRYSVYVAVFQSLIIGLLCMALILVSRDYFAVIFTDSEELQQAVSKLAWLLGVTMVLNSVQPVISGVAIGGGWQATVANINLVCYYAFGLPFGYILGYVAEFGVMGLWSGMIAGTLLQTLILLFILYRTNWNKEVEETSSRMQKWGGQDINADNKGDNI, from the exons atggaagcACCATTGCTAAAGGCCCGGAAAGGCGGCAGTATTGAGAGGTTGGTGGCGGAGAACGGAGACTACGCGGAGGTGAAAACCGTAAGCGAGGCAGTATCGGTGTTTAAGGAAGAGTCAGGAATGCTATGGAAGATAGCAGGTCCATTAGTGTTTAACATACTTTGTCAGTACGGCACCGGTTCTCTTACCAACATTTTTGTAGGACATCTTGGGGAGCTTGAGCTTTCTGCTGTTTCTATTTCATTGTCTGTTATTAACACCTTTGCCTTCGGATTCCTg CTTGGTATGGGGAGTGCGCTTGAAACATTATGTGGACAAGCTTTCGGTGCAGGACAAATTCATATGCTTGGAATTTACCTGCAACGTTCTTGGATTATCCTATTGCTCGCCAGTCTTGGACTCATGCCGATTTACATCTTCTCTGCACCATTGTTAAAGCTTCTTGGACAGGACCATGATGTAGCCGACCTTGCCGCACAGTTCACCATCCTTACTATACCTTCAGTATTCGCGTTGGCTATCATATTTCCTACTCAGAAGTTCCTACAAGCCCAAAGTAAGGTTGATGTAATGGCTTGGATTGGTTTCATTGTTCTAGTCGAACACACTGTGCTTCTATGGCTTTTCATTTCTGTATTTGGATGGGGCATCCAAGGAGCTGCAGCAGCTAACAACATCGCAAGATGGGTAACTGCAATTTCCCAAGTTGTGTATGTATTTGGTTGGTGTAAGGATGCTTGGAGAGGTTTGTCATGGGCTGCTTTCAAGGACATATGGGCCTTTGTTAGGCTTTCAATTGCTTCGGCTGTAATGCTTTGCCTTGAAATCTGGTACATGATGAGCATAATGCTTCTTGCTGGTCATCTTCCAAATGCTGTCATTACTATTGGCTCCCTTTCTATCTG CATGAATGTAAATGGACTACAAGCTATGGTATTCATCGGAATAAATGCTGCTGTAAG TGTTCGTGTCTCAAATGAGCTCGGATTCCAGCATCCAAGGGCGACCAGATATAGTGTGTACGTTGCAGTCTTCCAGTCTCTCATCATCGGGCTTTTGTGCATGGCCCTTATCCTCGTTTCTAGAGACTATTTTGCCGTTATTTTCACTGACAGCGAGGAATTGCAGCAAGCAGTTTCTAAATTAGCCTGGCTTCTTGGTGTGACAATGGTTCTTAACAGTGTTCAGCCTGTCATTTCAG GAGTTGCCATTGGAGGAGGATGGCAAGCGACTGTGGCAAATATAAATTTGGTGTGCTATTATGCTTTTGGGCTACCTTTTGGATACATTCTTGGCTATGTTGCAGAATTTGGAGTAATG GGATTATGGAGCGGTATGATAGCTGGAACCCTCTTGCAGACACTCATTCTACTCTTCATCCTTTACAGAACTAATTGGAATAAAGAG GTGGAGGAAACAAGCAGCCGAATGCAGAAATGGGGTGGGCAGGACATCAATGCAGATAACAAGGGTGATAACATATGA
- the LOC110789088 gene encoding protein DETOXIFICATION 35 isoform X2, translating into MSLPNGFEVLAFPCNQFGLLEPGTNEEINEAVCSSFKAEFPLFQKLGMGSALETLCGQAFGAGQIHMLGIYLQRSWIILLLASLGLMPIYIFSAPLLKLLGQDHDVADLAAQFTILTIPSVFALAIIFPTQKFLQAQSKVDVMAWIGFIVLVEHTVLLWLFISVFGWGIQGAAAANNIARWVTAISQVVYVFGWCKDAWRGLSWAAFKDIWAFVRLSIASAVMLCLEIWYMMSIMLLAGHLPNAVITIGSLSICMNVNGLQAMVFIGINAAVSVRVSNELGFQHPRATRYSVYVAVFQSLIIGLLCMALILVSRDYFAVIFTDSEELQQAVSKLAWLLGVTMVLNSVQPVISGVAIGGGWQATVANINLVCYYAFGLPFGYILGYVAEFGVMGLWSGMIAGTLLQTLILLFILYRTNWNKEVEETSSRMQKWGGQDINADNKGDNI; encoded by the exons CTTGGTATGGGGAGTGCGCTTGAAACATTATGTGGACAAGCTTTCGGTGCAGGACAAATTCATATGCTTGGAATTTACCTGCAACGTTCTTGGATTATCCTATTGCTCGCCAGTCTTGGACTCATGCCGATTTACATCTTCTCTGCACCATTGTTAAAGCTTCTTGGACAGGACCATGATGTAGCCGACCTTGCCGCACAGTTCACCATCCTTACTATACCTTCAGTATTCGCGTTGGCTATCATATTTCCTACTCAGAAGTTCCTACAAGCCCAAAGTAAGGTTGATGTAATGGCTTGGATTGGTTTCATTGTTCTAGTCGAACACACTGTGCTTCTATGGCTTTTCATTTCTGTATTTGGATGGGGCATCCAAGGAGCTGCAGCAGCTAACAACATCGCAAGATGGGTAACTGCAATTTCCCAAGTTGTGTATGTATTTGGTTGGTGTAAGGATGCTTGGAGAGGTTTGTCATGGGCTGCTTTCAAGGACATATGGGCCTTTGTTAGGCTTTCAATTGCTTCGGCTGTAATGCTTTGCCTTGAAATCTGGTACATGATGAGCATAATGCTTCTTGCTGGTCATCTTCCAAATGCTGTCATTACTATTGGCTCCCTTTCTATCTG CATGAATGTAAATGGACTACAAGCTATGGTATTCATCGGAATAAATGCTGCTGTAAG TGTTCGTGTCTCAAATGAGCTCGGATTCCAGCATCCAAGGGCGACCAGATATAGTGTGTACGTTGCAGTCTTCCAGTCTCTCATCATCGGGCTTTTGTGCATGGCCCTTATCCTCGTTTCTAGAGACTATTTTGCCGTTATTTTCACTGACAGCGAGGAATTGCAGCAAGCAGTTTCTAAATTAGCCTGGCTTCTTGGTGTGACAATGGTTCTTAACAGTGTTCAGCCTGTCATTTCAG GAGTTGCCATTGGAGGAGGATGGCAAGCGACTGTGGCAAATATAAATTTGGTGTGCTATTATGCTTTTGGGCTACCTTTTGGATACATTCTTGGCTATGTTGCAGAATTTGGAGTAATG GGATTATGGAGCGGTATGATAGCTGGAACCCTCTTGCAGACACTCATTCTACTCTTCATCCTTTACAGAACTAATTGGAATAAAGAG GTGGAGGAAACAAGCAGCCGAATGCAGAAATGGGGTGGGCAGGACATCAATGCAGATAACAAGGGTGATAACATATGA